Proteins encoded within one genomic window of Panacibacter microcysteis:
- a CDS encoding radical SAM protein: MIKHSPYLLYSDGNGNIFEDQTLYAVGREGWDAFPVPAEEWILLPDGGNLYELPGRKGIGIDTQTGEMRLCDKGWAVAAFIPPAHTGFYIAAYETAPNAPTLPLFCYTAAGWYEDQFYVPAIRIEQDIRQECGGYDDEKIQAGAADLLKAYPHNRLVKHLMENCCMTYNCPAARNFSLHRWECPVPSSPACNANCIGCISFQPQEEEIVSTQDRLTFKPTAEEIAEFTVPHLISAPYPIVSFGQGCEGEPLLMWETIREAIIEIRKHTQRGSININTNGSRPNAVRALCEAGLNSIRVSTNSARESIYTPYYRPNNYQFSDIVESLKVVRGYGGWASINYFVFPGMTDTEEEYEALRKLIIETDLSMIQWRNFNIDPDWYLGKLGITETGELLGVKQLMDLIKEEFPKVQFGYYNPPLERIKGDYTLDFAHN, translated from the coding sequence ATGATCAAACATTCACCATATCTTTTGTATTCAGACGGCAACGGAAATATTTTCGAAGACCAGACCCTGTATGCCGTTGGCCGCGAAGGCTGGGATGCTTTTCCTGTACCGGCAGAAGAATGGATACTCCTGCCTGATGGTGGCAACCTGTACGAATTGCCCGGCCGTAAAGGCATAGGCATAGATACGCAAACAGGCGAAATGCGTTTGTGCGATAAAGGCTGGGCAGTAGCAGCATTTATACCACCTGCACATACCGGTTTTTATATAGCCGCATACGAAACAGCACCAAACGCCCCCACGCTGCCGCTGTTTTGCTATACAGCCGCAGGCTGGTACGAAGACCAGTTTTATGTACCGGCTATACGAATAGAACAGGATATCCGCCAGGAATGTGGCGGGTACGATGATGAAAAGATTCAGGCTGGTGCAGCAGATCTTTTGAAAGCCTACCCGCACAACAGGCTGGTAAAACACCTCATGGAAAATTGCTGCATGACGTATAATTGCCCTGCAGCAAGAAACTTTTCATTGCACCGCTGGGAGTGCCCGGTTCCATCATCACCTGCCTGTAATGCAAATTGTATTGGTTGCATCTCTTTTCAGCCACAGGAAGAAGAAATAGTCTCCACGCAGGACAGGCTAACATTTAAACCTACAGCAGAAGAAATTGCAGAATTCACTGTGCCGCATCTTATATCAGCGCCCTACCCTATTGTAAGCTTTGGCCAGGGTTGCGAAGGCGAACCGTTATTAATGTGGGAAACAATCAGGGAAGCCATCATTGAAATTAGAAAACATACACAACGCGGCAGCATCAACATCAATACGAACGGCTCCCGGCCAAATGCTGTAAGGGCTTTGTGCGAGGCTGGCCTGAACAGTATAAGGGTAAGTACCAATTCTGCAAGGGAAAGCATTTACACTCCTTATTACCGCCCTAACAATTACCAGTTCAGCGATATTGTAGAAAGCCTTAAAGTGGTACGCGGTTATGGCGGCTGGGCAAGCATCAACTATTTCGTTTTCCCTGGTATGACGGATACTGAAGAAGAATATGAAGCACTGCGTAAATTGATTATTGAAACTGATCTTTCCATGATACAGTGGCGGAACTTTAACATAGATCCCGATTGGTATTTGGGAAAGCTCGGCATTACAGAAACCGGCGAACTGCTGGGTGTAAAACAACTGATGGATCTTATAAAAGAGGAATTTCCGAAAGTGCAGTTTGGTTACTACAATCCCCCGCTTGAACGCATCAAAGGTGATTACACACTTGATTTTGCCCACAATTAA
- a CDS encoding bifunctional folylpolyglutamate synthase/dihydrofolate synthase — translation MNYKETINYLYNTLPMFSRIGAAAYKKDLTNTIALCNALDNPQQNFKTIHIAGTNGKGSVSHMLAAVLQKAGYKTGLYTSPHLKDFRERIKVNGHLCEEQFVTSFAQRIKPQIEAIEPSFFEITVAMAFAYFAQQQADIAVVEVGLGGRLDSTNIIMPEVSAITNIGWDHMNLLGDTLEKIAYEKAGIIKENTPVVIGEILPETKPVFEAIAAAKRAPLVFAQDKRMVTGWHYEHHQLSITVADKHNDARHTYTTDLTGIYQTKNILTVLETIHQLQAQGWAITTQHIEEGLQQTKKLTGLHGRWEMISKQPTVILDVAHNEDGMQQLTAQLELTTYNQLHIIIGMVKDKAIEKVLALLPPYAKYYFTKAQIPRALAEDELAAKAAATGLQGSTYTEVNLALKAALTHAHKDDLILICGSVFLVAEVNPL, via the coding sequence ATGAATTATAAAGAGACAATTAATTACCTCTACAATACCCTGCCCATGTTTAGCCGCATTGGTGCAGCCGCTTACAAGAAAGACCTTACCAATACAATTGCCTTATGCAATGCGCTGGATAATCCACAGCAAAACTTCAAAACAATACACATCGCCGGTACCAATGGCAAAGGCTCTGTCAGTCATATGCTTGCGGCAGTTTTGCAGAAGGCTGGCTATAAAACCGGTTTATACACCTCCCCGCATTTGAAAGATTTCAGGGAGCGTATAAAAGTAAACGGGCATTTATGCGAAGAGCAGTTTGTGACCAGCTTTGCGCAGCGTATCAAGCCGCAGATCGAAGCAATCGAACCTTCATTCTTCGAAATAACCGTGGCTATGGCTTTTGCATATTTTGCACAGCAACAGGCAGATATTGCTGTTGTAGAAGTTGGCCTGGGCGGCCGACTGGACAGTACAAATATTATCATGCCGGAAGTGTCTGCCATTACGAATATCGGGTGGGACCATATGAACCTGCTGGGTGACACCCTTGAAAAAATCGCTTATGAAAAAGCTGGTATCATCAAAGAAAATACGCCGGTTGTAATAGGCGAAATACTGCCTGAAACAAAACCGGTATTCGAAGCAATTGCCGCAGCAAAAAGAGCTCCGCTCGTATTCGCACAGGATAAAAGAATGGTAACAGGCTGGCATTATGAACACCACCAGCTTTCGATAACCGTGGCTGATAAGCACAATGACGCCCGTCATACCTACACTACAGATCTTACCGGCATTTATCAAACAAAAAATATTCTTACAGTACTCGAAACCATCCACCAGTTACAGGCGCAGGGCTGGGCCATTACAACGCAGCATATTGAAGAGGGCTTGCAGCAAACCAAAAAGTTAACCGGTTTACATGGCCGCTGGGAGATGATCAGCAAACAACCCACTGTAATACTCGACGTGGCACATAATGAAGACGGTATGCAACAACTCACAGCACAACTTGAACTTACCACTTACAACCAGTTGCATATTATCATTGGCATGGTGAAGGATAAAGCCATTGAAAAAGTGCTGGCGTTGTTACCTCCTTATGCAAAGTACTATTTTACCAAAGCACAAATACCGCGTGCTTTAGCCGAAGACGAGCTTGCTGCAAAAGCCGCCGCAACCGGCTTACAGGGTAGCACTTACACGGAAGTAAATCTGGCTTTAAAAGCAGCATTAACACATGCACATAAAGACGACCTCATTCTCATTTGCGGAAGTGTTTTTCTTGTTGCAGAAGTAAACCCGTTATAA
- the mutS gene encoding DNA mismatch repair protein MutS, translating to MAKAATDTPLMQQHRAIKQKYPDAILLFRVGDFYETFGEDAIKASQVLGITLTKRNNGAASSSELAGFPHHALDTYLHKLVKAGYRVAICDQLEDPKQAKGIVKRGVTEMVTPGVATNDKLLEHNSNNFLAGLHITDNKHGLALLDISTGEFFAAEGDTEYIDKLLQSLKPAEVIFQRSNQKYFKETFGVKFYTYTLESWIFDEAFATELLLKHFQTHSLKGFGVEKLNSAIVAAGAVLHYLKETEHPNLQHITTIQRIEREDHLWMDRFTIRNLELLSSGAEQGNNLLKVLDNTVSPMGARLLKRWMVLPLLDINKINERLDLVEFLIKETDTRKTMQQLIKQCGDVERLVSKIPVKKINPREVLHLAKGLQQTAQLKAMCSHAANDYLKKLGDALNPCTYISNKIINEICDNPPVALHKGSVIKDGIHAELDTLRKIATGGKAYLLDIQQKEAERTGITTLKIGFNNVFGYYLEVTNSHKQKAPADWIRKQTLANAERYITPELKEYEEKITGAEDKIAAIEAALYDQLLADLQDYIASIQVNGNILATLDCLTCFAENALHYNYKKPVLHEGAVLELKECRHPVIERNLPAGEHYIANDIVLNPQEQQVIILTGPNMSGKSAILRQTALATLMAHMGSFVAAAAAHIPVTDKIFTRVGASDNLSGGESTFMVEMNETASIINNISARSLVLLDEIGRGTSTYDGISIAWSIVEFLHSSNSKPKTLFATHYHELNELENKLANVKNYHVTNKEVGNKIIFLRKLAPGGSTHSFGIHVAKMAGMPPALIERANEILAQLEEKHVDDSATTETRTVRKTEDNIKRLSTTKLQLSIFDAHSQTFSDIRTVLDNLDINRLTPVEALMKLNEIKKMIQ from the coding sequence ATGGCAAAAGCAGCGACAGACACACCTTTAATGCAGCAGCACCGGGCAATCAAACAAAAATACCCCGATGCTATTCTGTTGTTCCGTGTGGGTGATTTTTATGAAACCTTCGGGGAAGATGCCATCAAAGCATCGCAGGTTTTGGGCATTACGCTTACCAAAAGAAACAATGGCGCCGCATCTTCCAGCGAGCTGGCTGGTTTTCCGCATCATGCACTGGATACATACCTGCACAAGCTTGTAAAAGCAGGTTACCGTGTAGCCATCTGCGACCAGCTTGAAGATCCGAAACAGGCCAAAGGCATTGTAAAACGTGGTGTAACTGAAATGGTAACACCCGGTGTGGCCACCAACGATAAACTGCTTGAACACAACAGCAACAACTTTCTTGCGGGCCTGCACATTACAGACAATAAACACGGGCTTGCACTGCTCGACATTTCTACCGGCGAATTCTTTGCAGCAGAGGGCGATACTGAATACATTGATAAATTACTGCAAAGCCTAAAACCTGCAGAAGTTATTTTTCAGCGCAGTAACCAGAAATATTTTAAAGAAACATTTGGTGTAAAGTTTTATACCTATACACTCGAAAGCTGGATATTCGATGAAGCTTTTGCGACCGAGCTTTTGCTTAAACATTTCCAGACTCATTCATTAAAAGGTTTTGGTGTAGAGAAACTCAACAGCGCCATAGTGGCCGCAGGCGCGGTGCTGCATTACCTGAAAGAAACAGAACACCCAAACCTGCAGCACATTACCACCATACAACGCATAGAACGTGAAGATCATTTGTGGATGGATCGTTTTACCATACGCAACCTGGAGCTGCTGAGCAGTGGTGCAGAACAGGGCAATAACCTGTTGAAAGTACTGGACAATACCGTAAGCCCGATGGGCGCACGTTTATTGAAACGCTGGATGGTACTGCCTTTGCTGGACATCAACAAGATCAATGAACGGCTGGATCTTGTTGAGTTCCTCATCAAAGAAACCGATACCAGAAAAACCATGCAGCAACTGATTAAGCAGTGCGGCGATGTGGAAAGACTGGTGAGCAAAATACCGGTAAAGAAAATAAACCCGCGGGAAGTGCTGCACCTTGCAAAAGGGCTGCAGCAAACAGCGCAACTGAAAGCCATGTGCAGCCATGCCGCAAACGATTACCTCAAAAAGCTGGGTGATGCATTGAACCCGTGCACGTATATTTCGAATAAGATCATCAACGAAATATGCGATAACCCGCCGGTAGCATTGCACAAAGGCAGCGTGATTAAAGATGGCATACACGCAGAGCTTGACACCCTGCGCAAAATAGCAACAGGCGGCAAAGCATATTTACTGGATATACAGCAAAAAGAAGCGGAGCGTACCGGCATAACAACGTTGAAGATCGGCTTCAACAACGTGTTTGGTTACTATCTTGAAGTAACCAATTCCCATAAACAAAAAGCACCTGCAGACTGGATACGTAAACAAACACTTGCCAATGCTGAGCGTTACATAACGCCTGAATTAAAAGAGTACGAGGAAAAGATAACCGGTGCAGAAGATAAAATTGCCGCCATTGAAGCCGCATTGTACGACCAGTTGCTGGCAGACCTGCAGGATTATATTGCATCGATACAGGTTAACGGCAATATTCTTGCAACACTCGATTGTCTTACCTGCTTTGCAGAAAATGCACTGCACTATAATTACAAGAAACCGGTATTACACGAAGGTGCCGTGCTGGAGCTGAAGGAATGCCGGCACCCGGTAATTGAGCGAAACCTGCCTGCGGGCGAACATTATATTGCCAATGATATTGTGCTGAACCCACAGGAGCAACAGGTTATTATCCTTACCGGGCCAAACATGAGTGGTAAAAGCGCCATACTGCGGCAAACAGCACTCGCTACACTCATGGCGCATATGGGCAGCTTTGTGGCTGCAGCAGCAGCGCATATACCGGTAACCGATAAAATCTTTACGCGTGTGGGGGCAAGCGATAACCTTAGCGGCGGTGAAAGTACATTTATGGTGGAGATGAATGAAACAGCCAGTATTATCAACAACATTTCTGCACGCAGCCTCGTATTGCTCGATGAAATAGGCCGCGGCACGTCTACTTACGACGGTATCTCTATAGCCTGGAGCATCGTGGAGTTTTTACATTCATCAAACAGCAAACCGAAAACGTTATTTGCCACACACTACCACGAACTGAATGAACTGGAAAACAAACTGGCCAACGTAAAGAACTACCATGTAACGAATAAAGAGGTGGGCAATAAAATTATCTTCCTTCGCAAACTGGCACCCGGTGGCAGCACGCACAGCTTTGGTATTCATGTGGCTAAAATGGCCGGCATGCCGCCTGCACTTATAGAACGCGCCAATGAAATACTTGCGCAACTGGAAGAAAAGCATGTGGATGATTCGGCAACAACCGAAACCCGTACCGTAAGAAAAACAGAAGACAACATTAAAAGGCTAAGCACCACCAAACTGCAGCTTTCTATTTTTGATGCACACTCCCAGACGTTCTCAGACATCAGGACTGTACTCGATAACCTGGATATTAACCGGCTGACACCTGTAGAAGCGCTGATGAAGCTGAATGAGATCAAGAAAATGATACAATAA
- a CDS encoding TonB family protein, with protein MTSMQQQHSEFERQKNIKALSYTTIITAAIFLLFLISWTIPQPAVPIVDEGIEVNLGNSETGLGDVPPQVPGEMSDAEQTTVAAPQTTQAEAETQPEVADNDEPDAPPVRTSPKPEVKKNPVKEENTTAKTTTSKPVVNTPPKVVKPKAVYAGGKTSNGTGNNADSYNNAKNQGIAGGTGDQGKPNGNPNSDSYTGNGGRGNGGVNITSGLSGRRTIGGTRFEDSYKYGGIVYVNVTVDENGNVLSATIKQGSPFADINAIAQRRAKQIKFSKGTETQTGTIQIKFENPKG; from the coding sequence ATGACAAGTATGCAGCAACAACACAGCGAATTCGAAAGGCAAAAAAATATAAAAGCGCTTAGTTATACCACTATTATAACAGCAGCTATTTTCCTGCTCTTTCTTATTAGCTGGACAATTCCACAACCTGCCGTTCCCATTGTTGATGAAGGTATTGAAGTAAACCTGGGCAATTCAGAAACCGGCCTTGGTGATGTACCTCCGCAGGTGCCGGGAGAAATGAGCGATGCAGAACAAACAACAGTAGCTGCACCACAAACAACACAGGCAGAAGCGGAAACACAACCGGAAGTAGCCGATAATGATGAGCCGGATGCTCCGCCTGTACGCACTTCTCCCAAACCGGAAGTAAAGAAAAACCCCGTGAAGGAAGAAAACACAACGGCCAAAACAACCACCAGCAAACCGGTGGTTAACACACCCCCAAAAGTTGTGAAACCAAAAGCAGTATATGCCGGCGGTAAAACCAGCAACGGAACGGGTAATAATGCCGATTCTTACAATAACGCAAAAAACCAGGGTATTGCAGGTGGCACCGGCGACCAGGGTAAGCCCAACGGCAATCCAAACTCCGACAGCTATACGGGCAATGGTGGAAGAGGCAATGGAGGTGTTAATATTACCAGCGGCTTATCTGGCAGAAGAACAATAGGTGGTACACGTTTCGAAGACAGTTATAAATATGGTGGTATTGTTTACGTAAACGTAACAGTAGATGAGAATGGCAATGTTTTATCTGCCACTATTAAACAAGGCAGCCCGTTTGCTGATATCAATGCTATCGCACAACGCAGGGCCAAACAGATAAAATTTTCCAAAGGCACCGAAACACAGACCGGGACCATACAGATCAAATTCGAAAACCCGAAAGGTTAA
- a CDS encoding agmatinase family protein: MADLTKFDPNAAGNPNNNIFGLPFTEEEAKLVLLPVPWEVTVSYGAGTARSAEHIFKASKQVDLFDAYVPGGWRKGFYMREHDKKLLMKSDYLRKEAELYIDYISKGCMVADNKFMYKSLKEINEGSVMMNNWVYEQTKDLLAQEKLVGIVGGDHSTPLGFYKALAEKHGHFGILQIDAHCDLRTSYEGFKYSHASIMYNALNELPEIDSLVQVGVRDLCEEEWEYICNSNYRVITYFDEQIKQRLYDGQHWNHLADTIVNHLPQKVHVSFDIDGLDPKLCPSTGTPVLGGLQTEEAMYLIRRIIETGRTIIGFDLVEVGIGENGWDSNVGARILWKLCNYLMKSNMN, translated from the coding sequence ATGGCAGATCTAACAAAGTTTGATCCGAACGCAGCCGGAAATCCCAACAACAATATTTTCGGACTACCTTTTACAGAAGAAGAAGCAAAATTGGTCTTGCTACCTGTGCCGTGGGAAGTTACGGTGAGTTATGGCGCCGGTACGGCAAGAAGTGCTGAACACATTTTTAAAGCCAGCAAACAGGTTGACCTCTTTGATGCTTATGTGCCGGGGGGCTGGCGCAAAGGTTTTTATATGCGCGAACATGATAAAAAGTTGTTGATGAAAAGCGACTACCTGCGCAAAGAAGCTGAACTGTACATCGACTATATCTCGAAAGGTTGCATGGTGGCCGATAATAAATTCATGTACAAAAGTCTGAAAGAGATCAACGAAGGCAGCGTAATGATGAACAACTGGGTGTACGAACAAACCAAAGACCTGCTGGCACAGGAAAAACTGGTAGGTATTGTTGGCGGAGACCACAGCACACCACTTGGTTTTTACAAAGCACTGGCGGAAAAACATGGCCATTTCGGCATTCTGCAGATTGATGCACACTGCGACCTGCGTACTTCGTACGAAGGCTTTAAGTACTCGCATGCTTCTATCATGTACAACGCGTTAAACGAATTGCCCGAGATAGACAGCCTGGTGCAGGTTGGCGTAAGAGACCTGTGCGAAGAAGAGTGGGAATATATCTGCAACAGCAACTACAGGGTAATCACTTACTTTGATGAACAGATCAAACAGCGCCTCTACGACGGCCAGCACTGGAACCACCTGGCAGATACCATTGTAAACCACCTTCCGCAAAAAGTACACGTAAGTTTTGATATTGACGGGCTCGATCCCAAGCTATGCCCATCTACAGGCACGCCTGTCCTGGGCGGCCTGCAAACCGAAGAGGCCATGTATCTTATCCGCCGCATCATCGAAACGGGCAGAACCATCATTGGTTTCGACCTTGTTGAAGTAGGCATTGGCGAAAACGGCTGGGACAGCAATGTGGGTGCACGCATACTCTGGAAACTGTGTAATTACCTCATGAAAAGCAACATGAACTGA
- a CDS encoding STAS/SEC14 domain-containing protein: MMEQVTIPADREIYEGEIATYWFEDGILVSYSKSLLRTVENIGRNVALVKKITNSTPVPLLIYLASSPVPDKATRQFSAQQLPVIYKAMAMVSKPGLAKFIMNILFSLKQPPIPMKTFSNGAAAKEWLKQFV; this comes from the coding sequence ATGATGGAACAGGTAACCATTCCCGCAGACAGGGAAATTTATGAAGGAGAGATCGCTACTTATTGGTTTGAAGATGGCATACTGGTGTCGTACTCCAAAAGCCTTTTAAGAACGGTAGAAAACATAGGCCGTAATGTGGCACTGGTAAAAAAGATCACCAATAGTACACCGGTACCGTTACTGATCTACCTCGCAAGCTCCCCAGTGCCGGACAAAGCAACAAGACAGTTTTCTGCACAACAGTTGCCTGTTATTTACAAAGCCATGGCCATGGTATCAAAACCAGGGCTGGCAAAATTTATCATGAATATTTTGTTCAGCCTGAAACAGCCACCCATACCTATGAAGACTTTCAGTAATGGGGCTGCCGCAAAAGAATGGCTGAAACAATTTGT
- a CDS encoding VOC family protein, which translates to MMETIAANTETSFAPVLYMPVVADALAYYQKAFNAVELRRWSGGDGTIHVAEMTIGNAMFHLHEITGKDAHFNEQPHSFITLGLFTANPDMMMQQALDAGGKLLNPMQDYDYGYRQGDVLDPFGHKWTLQQKI; encoded by the coding sequence ATGATGGAAACGATTGCTGCCAATACTGAAACATCATTTGCCCCTGTGCTGTATATGCCGGTTGTGGCAGATGCGCTGGCTTATTATCAAAAAGCTTTTAACGCTGTGGAATTGCGGCGCTGGAGCGGCGGCGATGGTACCATCCATGTAGCAGAAATGACCATCGGCAACGCAATGTTCCACCTGCATGAGATAACGGGTAAAGACGCACACTTCAACGAACAGCCGCACTCTTTTATCACGCTGGGCTTGTTTACTGCCAATCCTGATATGATGATGCAGCAGGCCCTCGACGCAGGTGGTAAACTGCTGAATCCTATGCAGGACTACGATTATGGCTATCGCCAGGGAGATGTACTCGATCCATTTGGTCACAAATGGACGTTGCAACAGAAAATATAA
- a CDS encoding Gfo/Idh/MocA family protein has translation MSRKKFLAQTGILSAGFFFNPLTGKTQPAGKKIKVAVIGCGSVSGVYLPHLTKAQYVEVVSVCDIKPDRAANRAKEFNVPNQYPHIDQLLAGAPFDLLINLTNMQEHEHLNREALNAGKHVWSEKPMANSYKAGRALLDLAKTKGLRMWGAPAVVNSPQFAFMAKAINEGKLGTLAAAHANYGHTGPTWSAFFYEKGGGSLPDLGVYNLATLSGLLGPVKSVVAMTSIVTKTRTVDDKGTIPVEAEDNAMVIMDHGNGVLSHVQCGFNYFDPYGHEGKGQSRPTITIWGSKGNMALIGYDWAPFGVELATSDAEEPQKFVTDPGTYVWQQGASVICEALATGTEPRINAEHALHVLEIIQAARQSQETGRRINLESTFPWPVVK, from the coding sequence ATGAGCCGTAAAAAATTCCTTGCACAAACAGGTATTTTATCTGCAGGATTCTTTTTTAACCCGCTTACAGGAAAAACGCAACCTGCCGGTAAAAAGATTAAAGTTGCTGTAATCGGCTGTGGCAGCGTATCTGGTGTATATCTGCCGCATTTAACAAAAGCGCAGTATGTGGAAGTGGTAAGCGTCTGCGATATTAAACCAGACCGTGCGGCCAACCGTGCAAAAGAATTTAATGTGCCAAACCAATACCCGCATATTGATCAGTTACTTGCCGGCGCCCCGTTTGACCTGCTGATCAACTTAACCAATATGCAGGAACATGAGCACCTCAACCGCGAGGCGCTGAATGCAGGCAAACATGTGTGGAGCGAAAAGCCCATGGCCAATTCTTATAAAGCAGGGAGGGCGCTGCTCGATCTTGCCAAAACAAAAGGCTTAAGGATGTGGGGTGCACCGGCAGTGGTAAATAGCCCGCAGTTTGCTTTTATGGCCAAAGCCATCAATGAAGGAAAACTTGGTACCCTTGCGGCTGCGCATGCCAACTATGGGCATACGGGTCCAACATGGAGCGCTTTTTTTTATGAGAAAGGTGGCGGTAGTTTGCCTGATCTTGGGGTGTACAACCTTGCCACGCTGAGCGGTTTGCTGGGGCCAGTAAAATCAGTAGTTGCCATGACGAGCATCGTTACCAAAACAAGAACGGTAGATGACAAAGGTACCATACCGGTGGAGGCAGAAGACAATGCCATGGTAATAATGGATCATGGAAATGGGGTGCTGTCGCATGTGCAATGCGGTTTCAATTATTTTGATCCTTATGGTCATGAGGGTAAAGGTCAAAGCCGGCCAACAATTACCATATGGGGCAGCAAAGGCAATATGGCACTGATTGGGTACGACTGGGCGCCTTTTGGCGTAGAGCTTGCCACAAGTGATGCGGAAGAACCGCAAAAATTTGTAACCGATCCCGGAACATATGTATGGCAGCAGGGCGCCTCTGTAATTTGCGAGGCACTTGCTACGGGCACGGAGCCGCGCATCAACGCTGAGCATGCATTACATGTGCTTGAAATTATACAGGCCGCGAGGCAATCGCAGGAAACAGGCAGGCGCATTAACCTGGAATCTACATTTCCCTGGCCCGTGGTGAAGTAG
- a CDS encoding pyridoxal phosphate-dependent aminotransferase, with product MQYRRMPIEVEAPEGFGYEKIDCNLSESSFADQRLADLGIDIGNLVLFYGDHKGKPALRELIAAEAGLHADEVLITAGAAAALFIVATALLNKGDHMVVAKTNYATNIETPRAIGATVDFLPLHFDDGYELDVDMLDNLVTDQTKLVSLTYPHNPTGAHISMETLQKIIRITERKKTWLLFDETYRDMSFGEPLPVAAGLSDRVISVSSMSKSYGLPGIRIGWLSCTNKQLLENFLAAKEQVFITNSVVDEEIAYRYLLRKESLFPPVKEKILENFRIVQRFMQQQNVLEWVEPKGGCVCFPRIKSEVAIKTKKFHEILLHKYRTYVGRGHWFEEDDRYMRIGYSWDKTERLQKGLTNILMAITESVYDV from the coding sequence ATGCAATACAGGCGCATGCCCATAGAAGTAGAGGCCCCCGAAGGTTTCGGTTATGAAAAGATCGATTGCAATCTTTCCGAGAGCTCTTTTGCCGATCAGCGGCTGGCAGATCTTGGTATAGACATCGGCAACCTGGTGTTGTTTTATGGCGATCATAAAGGCAAACCGGCATTGCGGGAACTAATTGCCGCAGAGGCCGGCCTGCATGCAGATGAAGTACTGATCACCGCAGGCGCGGCAGCCGCACTTTTTATTGTTGCCACCGCACTGCTGAATAAAGGAGATCATATGGTGGTGGCGAAAACAAACTATGCCACCAACATAGAAACACCGCGTGCCATAGGCGCTACAGTAGATTTTCTACCGTTGCATTTCGATGATGGATACGAGCTGGATGTGGACATGTTGGATAACCTGGTTACAGACCAAACGAAACTGGTAAGCCTTACTTACCCGCACAATCCCACCGGCGCCCACATCAGCATGGAAACATTGCAAAAGATCATCCGCATCACAGAGCGAAAGAAAACCTGGCTGTTGTTTGATGAAACGTACCGCGACATGAGTTTTGGTGAGCCTTTGCCGGTAGCAGCAGGTTTATCAGACCGGGTTATCAGTGTCAGCTCCATGTCAAAATCGTACGGCCTGCCCGGTATAAGAATTGGCTGGCTTAGCTGCACAAACAAGCAGTTGCTGGAAAACTTCCTGGCGGCCAAAGAACAGGTGTTCATCACCAATTCCGTGGTAGATGAAGAAATCGCATACCGGTACCTGTTACGAAAAGAAAGTCTTTTTCCACCGGTTAAAGAAAAGATCCTGGAAAATTTCCGGATCGTTCAACGGTTTATGCAACAGCAAAATGTGTTGGAGTGGGTGGAGCCAAAAGGTGGTTGTGTTTGTTTTCCGCGCATCAAAAGTGAAGTGGCGATAAAGACAAAAAAGTTTCACGAAATATTGCTGCATAAGTACCGTACATATGTTGGGCGTGGCCATTGGTTTGAAGAAGATGACCGCTACATGCGTATTGGTTATAGCTGGGATAAAACGGAGCGGCTACAAAAAGGACTAACCAATATTTTGATGGCCATTACGGAAAGTGTCTACGATGTTTAA